The following are encoded in a window of Podospora pseudoanserina strain CBS 124.78 chromosome 6, whole genome shotgun sequence genomic DNA:
- the SST2 gene encoding AMSH/STAMBP protein ubiquitin specific-protease (BUSCO:EOG092621F2; EggNog:ENOG503NUSG; COG:S): MAATFNNKTSTTSPTDTNLQSPNLPSDKPSPVGPGLLATQVPAPQAAVSTSTPAYTPTTTTTSTSAFTSAPSPSPSSTIAHRPHHSSSPSTISLRAAGFLGFFDRTLSGKSEPRVRSRQSLSRLSTGPEALATLAAVSGIQSGQSSPERPPRSIRSASQSTRNPPSQPYSETDPSRPEPTLVGRLDNKMHQTSSRLLRMTDDDRPFTKDFKDLFATLIVSLLPLSAHRVRLTKIEHTFLSEDAINNLGSLKFSQSNRMPDPKDPSRIVTTTTTTTFSMAKDMARSICQRFLEARFIESADGRYQQVYTMKGSVWQLTPKGISILDRFCSRNGIQQKQVAELVGASLPQLVSLERDGQTDKLLTDRGTIEVIFRRFIGANGPNVKSSVSSADSDSLSDYKDGLTGVKMAAERKVGGKTFKDTFTGKSATDWLMDCSTTVDRRETIEIASLFVEYDLMEAVQQDRSHMSQYPAHNLFQPTKHAIYQVTAKGRDLVNGALARGRPSESDGHNTRSGIAKDSNTQRLDKILNDPALRLLFRENLRETHCEENLSFYIDVDEFVRQCRTAIKSVQRTPANVSSLDGIKEIMAQAYGIYNAFLAPGSPCELNIDHQLRNNLATRMTKAVGQDVAMIDTLHEVTALFEDAQNAVFKLMASDSVPKFLRSPKYEQTLKNYNFDTIGATHGQPRVPERSQSRSNRK, encoded by the exons ATGGCCGCGACGTTCAACAATAAAACATCGACCACATCGCCCACGGATACTAATCTTCAATCGCCCAACCTCCCGAGCGACAAACCCTCGCCTGTCGGTCCCGGTCTGTTGGCTACCCAAGTTCCAGCACCACAAGCCGCCGTGTCCACCTCCACTCCCGCGtacactcccaccaccaccaccacctccacctccgccttCACCTCCGCGCCATCACCGTCGCCATCGTCCACCATCGCCCACCGCCCACACCACTCCAGcagcccctccaccatctcgttGCGCGCGGCTGGTTTTCTGGGCTTCTTTGACAGAACGCTCTCGGGCAAATCCGAGCCCAGAGTCCGTTCGCGCCAATCGCTCAGCCGTCTTTCGACTGGCCCCGAGGCTCTCGCCACTCTTGCTGCCGTCAGTGGCATCCAGTCTGGCCAGTCGAGCCCCGAGAGACCTCCTCGCAGTATCCGATCGGCGTCGCAGTCGACCAGGAACCCCCCCTCTCAGCCTTACAGCGAAACCGACCCAAGCAGACCCGAACCGACTCTTGTCGGTCGATTGGACAACAAAATGCACCAAACATCGTCGAGGTTACTCCGCATGACGGATGATGATAGGCCGTTTACTAAG GACTTCAAGGATTTGTTTGCGACACTAATTGTCAGCCTTCTGCCACTGTCGGCCCATCGCGTACGGCTGACCAAGATTGAGCACACCTTTTTGTCTGAAGATGCCATCAACAATCTCGGATCGCTCAAATTCTCCCAATCCAACCGCATGCCTGATCCCAAGGACCCCTCTAGGATTgtgacaaccaccaccacaacgaCGTTCTCCATGGCTAAGGACATGGCCCGTTCGATTTGCCAGAGGTTTCTGGAGGCGCGGTTTATTGAGTCGGCGGACGGGAGGTATCAGCAAGTATACACAATGAAGGGCTCGGTATGGCAGCTCACGCCCAAGGGCATCTCTATTTTGGACCGCTTCTGCTCAAGGAACGGCATTCAGCAAAAGCAGGTGGCCGAGCTCGTCGGTGCCTCGCTCCCACAACTGGTATCTCTGGAGCGCGATGGGCAAACCGACAAGCTCCTCACAGACCGGGGAACTATCGAAGTTATCTTCAGAAGATTCATTGGCGCTAACGGCCCCAATGTGAAGAGCAGCGTCAGCTCCGCCGACTCGGACTCGTTGAGCGACTACAAGGATGGCCTTACTGGGGTCAAGATGGCCGCGGAACGCAAGGTCGGAGGAAAGACTTTCAAGGATACCTTTACCGGAAAGTCAGCAACGGATTGGTTGATGGACTGCTCGACCACGGTTGACCGCCGGGAAACTATTGAGATCGCTTCTCTGTTTGTGGAATACGACCTTATGGAGGCTGTCCAGCAAGATCGCTCTCACATGTCTCAGTATCCCGCTCACAACCTTTTTCAACCAACAAAGCATGCCATTTATCAGGTTACGGCCAAAGGTAGGGATCTCGTGAATGGGGCTCTGGCCAGGGGGCGGCCATCAGAAAGCGACGGCCATAACACTAGAAGTGGTATCGCCAAGGATTCGAACACGCAACGTCTGGACAAGATTCTCAACGACCCCGCGCTGCGGTTGCTGTTCCGCGAGAACCTCCGTGAGACGCACTGTGAGGAGAACCTGTCCTTCTATATCGACGTGGACGAGTTTGTGCGCCAGTGCAGGACGGCCATCAAGTCGGTGCAAAGGACCCCTGCCAATGTGTCATCTCTGGACGGGATCAAGGAGATTATGGCCCAGGCTTATGGCATCTATAACGCATTTCTGGCTCCCGGTTCTCCCTGCGAGCTCAACATTGACCACCAGCTGCGTAACAATCTCGCCACCCGCATGACCAAGGCAGTGGGACAGGATGTTGCCATGATTGATACGCTCCACGAGGTCACCGCTCTGTTCGAGGATGCTCAAAACGCCGTCTTCAAGCTGATGGCTAGT GATTCCGTCCCCAAGTTTTTGCGCAGCCCAAAGTACGAGCAGACATTGAAGAACTACAACTTTGACACGATCGGAGCCACACACGGCCAGCCCCGTGTACCAGAACGGAGTCAAAGCAGGTCGAATCGCAAGTGA